GACGGGTAGCAGAACCACTAGAAGCGATCGCTCGTGCTTCCCGAGTCAGGATGCGTCGGATTTCTTTGGCTGACAAGTGGTGGAAAAAAGATTCTGGCCCCGTACTTACTTACACCAAAGACGACCACCCTGTAGCAATATTACCGATATCCGACAACCGTTACGAGATTTTTGATCCCCTGGAGCGGACTCGTACCCGTGTAGATGAGCGCTCTGCTGCTAATTTAGCTCCGACTGGCTACGTATTTTATCGACCTTTTCCTGATACAAAATTTAAAATTCAAGATTTACTCCAGTTTGCCCTGCGAGGACACTTCAAAGAGCTAATTTACATTATGCTGGCGGGAGTGATCACCACTGTACTAGGGATGCTGACACCCCAAGCAACTGCTATCTTGATCGACAATGCCATTCCGGATGCTAACCGGGGATTATTAACGCAAATTGGCTTAGGTCTTTTGGCTGTCACCTTTGGACAAACGATGTTTGAACTGACTCAAGCATTTGCCATTATCAGACTACAGACTTTTGCAGAATCTTCTACACAGGCGGCGGTATGGGATCGGCTGTTAAATTTGCAAGCGTCGTTTTTCCGTCAGTACTCAGTTGGTGACTTGAAATCTCGGGTGAGTAGCATTTCTCAAATTCACCAGAAATTAAGTAGTACTGTCATCAAAAGTATTTTCTCTAGTTTCTTTTCTTTGCTTAATCTTGGACTGTTGTTTTACTACAGTGCAACGCTTGCTTTGCTTGCATGTTTTGTTGCTGTTGTCAATATTGCTATCACTCTTTTCTCTGGTATTCTGACTGTACAAAAGTTCCGTCCCTTGCTAGAGCTAGAAGGGCAAATCTTTGGTGTGATGGTGCAGTTGATTAATGGTGTATCGAAAATCCGAGTTTCAGGAGCAGAGTCACGAGCCTTTGCCTACTGGAGTAGACAATACACTCATCAACTCAAACTGATGTTGAGAACTCAGGGTATTGAAGATGGTGTGACTTTCATCACTAAAGTGCTGCCACCTCTAACAAATGCTCTTCTATTTTGGGTTGCTGCTAGTATGATTCAGGACTCACCTGAAGGTGGCGGTTTATCTACTGGTATTTTCCTCGCCTTCAATGCTGCCTTTGGTAGCTTCATTGGTGGAGCGACTAGTTTAAGTACCACAGTTGTGGACGTTATGCGAGTCTTACCGATGTGGAAACGTGCGGAACCAATTCTCACAGCCATACCAGAAATCACTGCCAGCAAAACCGATCCTGGCAGACTATCGGGTAAGTTGCTTGTAGACCATGTGGTGTTTCGCTATCGAGATGATGGGCCGCTGACTTTAGATGATGTCACCATCAAAGCTGAACCAGGAGAGTATATTGCCCTTGTTGGCCCTTCTGGAAGTGGTAAATCAACTCTGTTTCGTTTATTGCTGGGTTTCGATCATCCGGAGTCTGGCACGATTTACTACGATGGACAAGATTTGGCTGGACTAGATGTGAATGCTGTGCGTCGGCAGTTGGGTGTGGTGATGCAAAATAGCCGGATGATGTCGGGTTCGATCTTTGATAATATTGCTAGCGGGGCAATGATTACGATGGAAGAAGCCTGGGACGCAGCACGAGCCTCTGGTTTAGCCGACGATATCGAAGGTATGCCGATGGGTATGCATACAGTAGTGAGCGAGGGTGCTACTAACTTATCCGGGGGACAACGACAAAGGTTATTAATTGCGCGAGCATTAGTATTGAAACCCCGGATTTTGTTATTTGACGAAGCTACTAGTGCTTTAGATAACAGAACTCAGGCAATTGTCAGTGAAAGCTTGGAAAGATTACAAGTAACCAGAATTGCGATCGCTCACCGTCTTAGCACTATCCGTAATGCTCATCGCATATATGTACTCCAGGGGGGTAGAGTCGTACAGCAAGGTAGTTTCGACGAACTAGCACAACAACAAGGACTGTTTGCTCAGTTAATGGCAAGACAGATGTTGTAATAGAGGCTAACGACTAATTCACCATTTTAGTCGTGTCAGACTGATAGTAAAACGGTATGAGCCTATGCTTCAATTATTGATGGAAGCTAAAACTGTTGAAGCATCTAATGATGCAGTTTACTACTTTCCGCTGAGTAATGGACGCTATGAGGTCAAACCTGGTTTAATTCCTTTAACCAACGACATTGGTAATGGTCAAGTTGACCAACAAGTATTTCAAATAGATGAAAACTTTGCTCACTATCGTGATGTAAAGCTTGCTGGGCGCACCGAAAGATTGAGCAAGTACTATCAAACTAGTAATTATTCTAATGTTGTAGCTAGTGCGATCGCTCAATTAATTATCAACCGCCTCACTCAAGAATACCCACAATACTTCCACATCGAACGCGGGAGCAACGCTGATATCAAATTTTACAATCAACTGACAGGAGAGTCTCTCTATCTAGATCCAAATTACCAGATACAAATAGCACAAACTAGCTCAATAATTCCACCTTATGCCTCTACTCTCGATGCGTTGGCGGCACAGATACAAGAAGATATCACTGTAATCTCCCGTAGAAAAAATGGTAACAATTGGGTAAGTGCAATTCATCTGTGCTATCCCAACCACTGGTCAGCAGAAGAGAAAATTGGCAAAGACTTTGCCACAGTTCATGTACCTGTGGCAGGTATAGAAAAAATTAATCGCCGCGCTAACGCCATTGTCAACACCATGATTATCCGGGAACCAATGGTACGCTTTGCTTGGGGTTTAAGTACTGACACTCGCCTGAACCATCACCCCGAAGCACCGCCAAATGTGTCAGTCAAACAATGGCTAGGTAGAAATTTTAATCGGGAGCATCCTCGCTTGTATCTGCGAATAGAGCGTCAAGTGATTTGGGGATTACCAGAGTGTGAGGCGGCGCTATTTACTATCCGCACCTACTTTCGGGATTGTCATGTGATCAAAAAAGACCCACAGTTGCGGTACCAACTATCTGCTGCAATTCACTCGATGAGACCGGAATCTCTCATTTATAAGGGATTGGCAGACAGTAAAGCCGAGATTTTAGCATGGCTAGACCAGGTTTAAGACATCAAACTTTGACTAAGCAGTGAAGCAGAATCTTCATCCAAAAACAGTGTTGTCTGAGAATATTTACGCAGCACAGAAACAGGACAATCTGTGCTGATCTGTCCTTGTAACATCTTTTGGACTATTTTAGCTTTATGTGATGCTGGCGCAAGACAAAGAATTTTTTTAGCAGAACAAATTGTGGGAATAGTAACAGTAAAAGCATATTTTGGTACAGCTTCTAAACTAGCAAAATGACCTTGCTTTACTTGTTGCTGGTGATTAACTTGATCTAATTTGACTAGTTTGACGCTGTAACGATCTTGGAAATTAGCCACAGATGGATCGTTGAAAGCGATGTGTCCGTTTTCTCCCACACCCAAGCAACACAAATCAATTGGTTGTGCTTGTAATAATTTGCTGTAGCGATCGCATTCTAGTATTGGTTCTAAAGTGTCACCCTCTATGTAATGAAATTCTTTCAGATTGACTCGATTGTGGAAACGTTCCCGCAGGTAGCGCCGAAAACTAGCAGCATGAGTAGCAGAAATTCCTAAATACTCATCTAAATGAAAACAAGTAACCCGCGACCAATCAATGCCACCCAATCCTATCAATGCATCGAGAAATTTAATCTGAGAATTACCTGTAGCTAGCAATACAGTAGCATTACCATTTTGTTGTAGAACATCCTGTAAATAATTCTGTGCAATTTCTGCTACATTCTGGGCTAATTCAGTTTCACCGTTATAAATTTGCACATTCAACTCATCAACATGAAACAATTTTTTGGCAGTTGGCATTGAATTATCAACTATGAATTATAAAGAGACTCTGTAATACCATTTTGGATTTTAGATTTTAGATTGAGAAACTCTTTAGTGGATAATCTCAGGTGCGATCACACAAATGACGGTCTTCCTCTTTAAGATTTGCACTATTTTTCAAATAATCCCCGATCCACTTGCACCCTTGCATCAATAATTTCTCTGGGCTGGAATCAAAATCTAAATTCCACAGAATTACTTTACCCAGAGAATCTGATGA
Above is a genomic segment from Fischerella sp. JS2 containing:
- a CDS encoding NHLP bacteriocin export ABC transporter permease/ATPase subunit; this translates as MINQISFVIPQGQEYILKGNQPILLNDPETVWLIKSGSMALFVIAVKDGVPEGSRRYLLTLGDGEAMFSTIPSQNQEQRQILAVSMEETELLKMSKADFNRLIANKDGEAVSLVDDWVNQLGLALSEIVPPAMPVKPEGINFFSLNKSDIFQPQPDTVSWVEIQEGYVRWMGIEKLQIYPSSGILPLSADMWLQADSIVELATSETSDLQNGDTILKSLSQLTTYFLQGIELLEQSEITAELRRFQERERLNYQVMQEALGELSSVLEVRKSAFPPETKSVDTSDQALMIAAGAVGRALGIKICPPAQSEDLRRVAEPLEAIARASRVRMRRISLADKWWKKDSGPVLTYTKDDHPVAILPISDNRYEIFDPLERTRTRVDERSAANLAPTGYVFYRPFPDTKFKIQDLLQFALRGHFKELIYIMLAGVITTVLGMLTPQATAILIDNAIPDANRGLLTQIGLGLLAVTFGQTMFELTQAFAIIRLQTFAESSTQAAVWDRLLNLQASFFRQYSVGDLKSRVSSISQIHQKLSSTVIKSIFSSFFSLLNLGLLFYYSATLALLACFVAVVNIAITLFSGILTVQKFRPLLELEGQIFGVMVQLINGVSKIRVSGAESRAFAYWSRQYTHQLKLMLRTQGIEDGVTFITKVLPPLTNALLFWVAASMIQDSPEGGGLSTGIFLAFNAAFGSFIGGATSLSTTVVDVMRVLPMWKRAEPILTAIPEITASKTDPGRLSGKLLVDHVVFRYRDDGPLTLDDVTIKAEPGEYIALVGPSGSGKSTLFRLLLGFDHPESGTIYYDGQDLAGLDVNAVRRQLGVVMQNSRMMSGSIFDNIASGAMITMEEAWDAARASGLADDIEGMPMGMHTVVSEGATNLSGGQRQRLLIARALVLKPRILLFDEATSALDNRTQAIVSESLERLQVTRIAIAHRLSTIRNAHRIYVLQGGRVVQQGSFDELAQQQGLFAQLMARQML
- a CDS encoding DUF3445 domain-containing protein, with product MLQLLMEAKTVEASNDAVYYFPLSNGRYEVKPGLIPLTNDIGNGQVDQQVFQIDENFAHYRDVKLAGRTERLSKYYQTSNYSNVVASAIAQLIINRLTQEYPQYFHIERGSNADIKFYNQLTGESLYLDPNYQIQIAQTSSIIPPYASTLDALAAQIQEDITVISRRKNGNNWVSAIHLCYPNHWSAEEKIGKDFATVHVPVAGIEKINRRANAIVNTMIIREPMVRFAWGLSTDTRLNHHPEAPPNVSVKQWLGRNFNREHPRLYLRIERQVIWGLPECEAALFTIRTYFRDCHVIKKDPQLRYQLSAAIHSMRPESLIYKGLADSKAEILAWLDQV
- a CDS encoding glucosamine-6-phosphate deaminase, producing MPTAKKLFHVDELNVQIYNGETELAQNVAEIAQNYLQDVLQQNGNATVLLATGNSQIKFLDALIGLGGIDWSRVTCFHLDEYLGISATHAASFRRYLRERFHNRVNLKEFHYIEGDTLEPILECDRYSKLLQAQPIDLCCLGVGENGHIAFNDPSVANFQDRYSVKLVKLDQVNHQQQVKQGHFASLEAVPKYAFTVTIPTICSAKKILCLAPASHKAKIVQKMLQGQISTDCPVSVLRKYSQTTLFLDEDSASLLSQSLMS